The Kitasatospora paranensis genome has a window encoding:
- the aroB gene encoding 3-dehydroquinate synthase codes for MTTDTVTIHVGGSAGHDPYDVLVGHQLLGELAPLIGSRAKRVAIIHPEALAATGDAVREDLAAEGYEAIALQVPNAEEAKSAEVAAYCWSVLGQTGFTRSDVIVGLGGGAATDLAGFVAATWLRGVRWISMPTTLLGMVDAAVGGKTGINIAEGKNMVGAFHPPAGVLADLATLETLPKHDYVSGLAEVIKAGFIADPVILDLVEADPQGATTPAGPHTVELIQRAIQVKADVVSGDLKEAGRREILNYGHTLGHAIERNERYKWRHGAAISIGMVFAAELGRLAGRLDDATADRHRAVLASVGLPLTYRADAWPKLLDAMKIDKKSRGDLLRFVVLDGLAKTSILEGPDPSLLVAAYAEVSG; via the coding sequence ATGACCACCGACACCGTCACCATCCACGTCGGCGGCAGCGCCGGCCACGACCCGTACGACGTGCTGGTCGGGCACCAGCTGCTCGGCGAACTCGCGCCGCTCATCGGCAGCAGGGCCAAGCGGGTCGCGATCATCCACCCCGAGGCGCTGGCCGCCACCGGCGACGCCGTCCGCGAGGACCTCGCCGCCGAGGGGTACGAGGCGATCGCCCTCCAGGTGCCCAACGCGGAGGAGGCGAAGAGCGCCGAGGTCGCCGCCTACTGCTGGTCCGTGCTCGGACAGACCGGCTTCACCCGCAGCGATGTCATCGTCGGCCTCGGCGGCGGCGCCGCCACCGACCTGGCCGGTTTCGTTGCCGCCACCTGGCTGCGCGGGGTGCGCTGGATCTCGATGCCGACCACGCTGCTGGGCATGGTCGACGCGGCCGTCGGCGGCAAGACCGGCATCAACATCGCCGAGGGCAAGAACATGGTCGGCGCCTTCCACCCGCCGGCCGGCGTGCTCGCCGACCTTGCCACCCTGGAGACTCTGCCCAAGCACGACTACGTGTCCGGCCTCGCCGAGGTGATCAAGGCCGGCTTCATCGCCGACCCGGTCATCCTCGACCTGGTCGAGGCCGATCCGCAGGGCGCCACCACCCCGGCCGGCCCGCACACCGTCGAACTGATCCAGCGGGCGATCCAGGTCAAGGCCGACGTCGTCTCCGGTGACCTCAAGGAGGCCGGCCGCCGCGAGATCCTCAACTACGGGCACACCCTCGGCCACGCCATCGAGCGCAACGAGCGCTACAAGTGGCGCCACGGCGCGGCGATCTCGATCGGCATGGTGTTCGCCGCGGAACTCGGCCGGCTCGCGGGGCGGTTGGACGACGCGACGGCCGACCGCCACCGCGCGGTGCTCGCCTCGGTCGGCCTGCCGCTGACCTACCGGGCCGACGCCTGGCCGAAGCTGCTCGACGCGATGAAGATCGACAAGAAGTCCCGCGGTGACCTGCTGCGCTTCGTCGTGCTGGACGGCCTCGCCAAGACCTCCATCCTGGAGGGCCCGGACCCGTCCCTGCTGGTGGCCGCCTACGCGGAGGTGTCCGGATGA
- the alaS gene encoding alanine--tRNA ligase, giving the protein MESAEIRRRWLRFFEERGHTVVPSASLVADDPTLLLVNAGMVPFKPYFLGEVKPPFSRATSVQKCVRTLDIEEVGKTTRHGSFFQMCGNFSFGDYFKEGAIKSAWELLTSPVADGGYGLEKEKLWITVYKDDDEAEQIWRDVIGVPSERIQRLGMKDNFWSMGVPGPCGPCSEINYDRGPAYGEEGGPAVNGERYLEIWNLVFMQYERGHGDGKDGFEILGDLPSKNIDTGLGLERLAAILQGVDNLFEIDTSRMILDRAAELTGHAYGADHKSDVSLRVVTDHFRTAIMLIGDGVTPGNEGRGYVLRRILRRAIRNMRLLGATEPVAKELTDVTIKAMGPQYPELESDRKRIETVAIAEETSFLQTLRSGTNLLETAVTETKQAGSAVLSGDKAFQLHDTYGFPIDLTLEMAEEQGLQVDEAGFRRLMQEQRDRAKADAKAKKMGHADVAAYREVADKAGASVFTGYTATEGEATVVGLLVNGAPAPAATEGDEVEIILDRTPFYAEGGGQLADHGRIRLDSGAVVEIRDVQQPVPGVTVHSGGVLFGEVVLGASAYATIDIDRRRAVSRAHSATHLTHQALRDALGPTAAQAGSENAPGRFRFDFGSPAAVPGSVLADVEQKINEVLVRELDVTAEVMTMDQARKAGAIAMFGEKYGDSVRVVTIGDFSKELCGGTHVGNTAQLGLVKLLGESSIGSGVRRVEALVGVDAYKFLAREHTVVSQLTELVKGRPEELPEKISGMLAKLKDAEKEIERFRAEKVLAAAAGLAEGAEDVRGVALVAARVADGTGADELRKLVLDVRGRLGSRPAVVAAFTVANDRPLTVIATNEDARARGVKAGELVRAAAKTLGGGGGGKDDVAQGGGSNPAAVGDAIDAVRALVAERAS; this is encoded by the coding sequence ATGGAGTCGGCTGAGATCCGCCGCCGCTGGCTGCGCTTCTTCGAGGAGCGCGGCCACACCGTCGTACCGTCGGCCTCGCTGGTCGCCGACGACCCCACCCTGCTGCTGGTCAACGCCGGCATGGTGCCCTTCAAGCCCTACTTCCTGGGCGAGGTCAAGCCGCCGTTCTCCCGCGCCACCTCCGTCCAGAAGTGCGTCCGCACGCTGGACATCGAGGAGGTCGGCAAGACCACCCGGCACGGCTCGTTCTTCCAGATGTGCGGCAACTTCTCCTTCGGCGACTACTTCAAGGAAGGAGCCATCAAGTCCGCGTGGGAGCTGCTCACCTCGCCCGTCGCGGACGGTGGCTACGGCCTGGAGAAGGAGAAGCTCTGGATCACCGTCTACAAGGACGACGACGAGGCCGAGCAGATCTGGCGGGACGTCATCGGCGTGCCGTCCGAGCGCATCCAGCGCCTCGGCATGAAGGACAACTTCTGGTCGATGGGCGTCCCCGGCCCGTGCGGCCCGTGCTCGGAGATCAACTACGACCGCGGCCCCGCCTACGGCGAGGAGGGCGGCCCGGCCGTCAACGGCGAGCGCTACCTGGAGATCTGGAACCTGGTCTTCATGCAGTACGAGCGCGGCCACGGCGACGGCAAGGACGGCTTCGAGATCCTCGGCGACCTGCCGAGCAAGAACATCGACACCGGTCTGGGCCTGGAGCGGCTCGCCGCGATCCTGCAGGGCGTCGACAACCTCTTCGAGATCGACACCAGCCGGATGATCCTCGACCGCGCGGCCGAGCTCACCGGCCACGCCTACGGCGCCGACCACAAGTCGGACGTCTCGCTGCGCGTGGTCACCGACCACTTCCGCACCGCGATCATGCTGATCGGCGACGGCGTCACCCCCGGCAACGAGGGCCGCGGCTACGTGCTGCGCCGCATCCTGCGCCGCGCGATCCGCAACATGCGTCTGCTGGGCGCCACCGAGCCGGTGGCGAAGGAGCTCACCGACGTCACCATCAAGGCGATGGGCCCGCAGTACCCGGAGCTGGAGAGCGACCGCAAGCGCATCGAGACGGTCGCGATCGCGGAGGAGACCTCCTTCCTGCAGACCCTGCGCAGCGGCACCAACCTGTTGGAGACCGCGGTCACCGAGACCAAGCAGGCCGGCTCCGCCGTCCTCTCCGGTGACAAGGCCTTCCAGCTGCACGACACCTACGGCTTCCCGATCGACCTCACCCTGGAGATGGCCGAGGAGCAGGGCCTCCAGGTCGACGAGGCCGGCTTCCGGCGCCTGATGCAGGAGCAGCGGGACCGCGCGAAGGCCGACGCCAAGGCCAAGAAGATGGGCCACGCCGATGTCGCCGCCTACCGCGAGGTGGCGGACAAGGCGGGCGCCAGCGTCTTCACCGGCTACACCGCCACCGAGGGCGAGGCCACCGTGGTCGGCCTGCTGGTGAACGGTGCGCCGGCGCCGGCCGCGACCGAGGGCGACGAGGTCGAGATCATCCTCGACCGCACGCCGTTCTACGCCGAGGGCGGCGGCCAGCTCGCCGACCACGGCCGGATCCGGCTGGACTCCGGTGCGGTCGTCGAGATCCGCGACGTGCAGCAGCCCGTCCCGGGCGTGACCGTGCACTCCGGCGGGGTGCTGTTCGGCGAGGTGGTGCTCGGCGCGTCCGCGTACGCGACGATCGACATCGACCGCCGCCGGGCCGTCTCGCGTGCGCACTCGGCCACCCACCTGACCCACCAGGCGCTGCGCGACGCGCTCGGCCCGACGGCCGCCCAGGCCGGTTCGGAGAACGCGCCGGGCCGCTTCCGCTTCGACTTCGGATCGCCCGCGGCCGTGCCCGGCAGCGTGCTCGCCGACGTCGAGCAGAAGATCAACGAGGTGCTGGTCCGTGAGCTGGACGTCACCGCCGAGGTGATGACGATGGACCAGGCCCGCAAGGCCGGTGCCATCGCCATGTTCGGCGAGAAGTACGGCGACTCGGTGCGTGTGGTCACCATCGGCGACTTCTCCAAGGAGCTGTGCGGCGGCACGCACGTCGGCAACACCGCCCAGCTGGGGCTGGTGAAGCTGCTCGGCGAGTCCTCGATCGGTTCGGGCGTGCGCCGGGTGGAGGCGCTGGTCGGCGTCGACGCGTACAAGTTCCTCGCCCGTGAGCACACCGTGGTCTCCCAGCTCACCGAGCTGGTCAAGGGCCGCCCGGAGGAGCTCCCGGAGAAGATCTCCGGGATGCTCGCCAAGCTCAAGGACGCCGAGAAGGAGATCGAGCGCTTCCGTGCGGAGAAGGTCCTCGCGGCCGCCGCCGGGCTCGCCGAGGGCGCCGAGGACGTCCGGGGCGTGGCCCTGGTCGCCGCGCGGGTCGCCGACGGCACCGGCGCGGACGAGCTGCGCAAGCTCGTCCTGGACGTGCGGGGCCGCCTGGGCTCGCGCCCGGCCGTGGTCGCCGCCTTCACCGTGGCGAACGACCGTCCGCTCACCGTCATCGCGACCAACGAGGACGCCCGGGCCCGCGGCGTCAAGGCCGGCGAGCTCGTCCGCGCCGCGGCGAAGACGCTCGGCGGCGGCGGTGGCGGCAAGGACGACGTCGCCCAGGGCGGCGGTTCCAACCCGGCCGCGGTCGGCGACGCGATCGACGCCGTGCGTGCCCTGGTCGCGGAGCGCGCCTCCTGA
- a CDS encoding DUF948 domain-containing protein: MSVGELAGLLVAVFWAVLVTLLAVVLVRLSKVLREATVLVSAVTEQAVPLLTEAGAAVRSANEQLERVDEITANVQDAAANANALSSTVAATIGGPLVKVAAFSYGVRKAVARQQGAAAVPGQPADRDALARLVRAEVRAATAPRGGLLARVRRAVRG, from the coding sequence GTGTCCGTGGGAGAGCTGGCCGGCCTGCTGGTGGCCGTCTTCTGGGCGGTCCTGGTCACCCTGCTCGCCGTCGTCCTCGTCCGCCTGTCCAAGGTGCTCCGCGAGGCGACCGTCCTGGTCTCCGCCGTCACCGAGCAGGCGGTGCCACTGCTCACCGAGGCCGGCGCCGCCGTGCGCAGCGCCAACGAGCAGCTGGAACGGGTCGACGAGATCACCGCCAACGTGCAGGACGCCGCCGCCAACGCCAACGCGCTCTCCTCCACCGTGGCCGCCACCATCGGCGGGCCGCTGGTCAAGGTCGCCGCGTTCAGCTACGGCGTCCGCAAGGCCGTCGCCCGCCAGCAGGGCGCCGCGGCCGTCCCCGGGCAGCCGGCCGACCGCGACGCGCTGGCCCGGCTGGTGCGGGCCGAGGTGCGGGCGGCCACCGCCCCGCGCGGCGGGCTGCTCGCCCGCGTCCGGCGAGCGGTGAGGGGCTGA
- a CDS encoding LysE family translocator, whose amino-acid sequence MAGFLIAVLPLIATPGASLALLVRHVSAGGRRRAAGVVLGTVSGLAVHATLAMAGLSAVVMHSAQAFTAVRLAGALYLVGLGLWCLRSGRSRTASGKTAPGRTATASGKTAPGRTATASGRSESGGTTSAWTASRGIASAQSSPARFRWGGRSAYVQALLGNVLNPKAASIYLTLLPQFVDPHRTVVPQIAVLACAHALLVSGWLIGWTMLLGPAARALRATRMRTALQRFTGLILVGLGLRAAAA is encoded by the coding sequence GTGGCCGGTTTCCTGATCGCGGTCCTCCCGCTGATCGCCACCCCTGGCGCCAGCCTGGCCCTGCTGGTCCGTCACGTCTCCGCGGGTGGGCGGCGCCGTGCGGCAGGCGTGGTTCTGGGCACGGTGAGCGGGCTCGCCGTGCACGCCACGCTCGCCATGGCCGGGCTCTCGGCGGTCGTCATGCATTCGGCCCAGGCGTTCACCGCCGTGAGACTGGCGGGTGCGCTGTACCTCGTCGGCCTGGGCCTGTGGTGCCTCAGGTCCGGGCGGAGCAGGACGGCATCAGGCAAGACCGCACCAGGCAGGACCGCGACCGCATCAGGCAAGACCGCACCAGGCAGGACCGCGACCGCATCAGGCAGGAGCGAATCGGGCGGCACCACATCAGCCTGGACGGCGTCACGGGGCATCGCCTCAGCCCAGAGTTCCCCTGCCAGGTTCCGGTGGGGCGGGCGCAGTGCCTACGTTCAGGCCCTGCTCGGCAACGTCCTGAACCCCAAGGCGGCCTCGATCTACCTGACGCTCCTTCCGCAATTCGTCGATCCGCATCGCACGGTCGTCCCGCAGATCGCCGTCCTGGCCTGTGCCCATGCGCTGCTGGTCAGCGGCTGGCTGATCGGTTGGACCATGCTCCTCGGCCCGGCGGCCCGCGCACTGCGAGCCACCCGCATGCGCACCGCTCTCCAACGGTTCACGGGCCTGATACTCGTCGGCCTCGGTCTACGCGCCGCGGCCGCCTGA
- a CDS encoding shikimate dehydrogenase, whose amino-acid sequence MTTQHRAAVLGSPIAHSLSPALHRAGYAALGMDERRYERHEVDEAGLAGFIERIDPAEWSGLSLTMPLKRAIRPMLDEISDTALSVDAVNTVVFRPDGHRSGDNTDIPGLVNALRERGIEKVETAAVLGAGATASSALAALAQVCTGEVTVYVRSPERAAEMKALAERLGLQLRTGAWERGAEALESRLTISTTPVGATDGFATGLPAEPGALFDVLYHPWPTALAAACAARGAVVLGGLDLLVHQAVLQFEAFTGVERGPLAAMRAAGEAALAAG is encoded by the coding sequence ATGACGACACAACACCGCGCGGCCGTGCTCGGTTCGCCGATCGCGCACTCGCTCTCCCCGGCCCTGCACCGGGCCGGGTACGCCGCGCTCGGCATGGACGAGCGCCGGTACGAGCGGCACGAGGTGGACGAGGCCGGGCTCGCCGGGTTCATCGAAAGGATCGATCCCGCCGAGTGGTCCGGGCTTTCGCTCACCATGCCGCTGAAGCGGGCGATCCGGCCGATGCTCGACGAGATCAGCGACACCGCGCTGTCGGTGGACGCGGTGAACACGGTGGTCTTCCGGCCCGACGGGCACCGCAGCGGCGACAACACCGACATCCCCGGGCTGGTCAACGCCCTGCGCGAACGGGGGATCGAGAAGGTCGAGACAGCAGCGGTGCTGGGGGCGGGCGCCACCGCCTCGTCGGCGCTGGCGGCCCTCGCCCAGGTGTGCACCGGTGAGGTGACCGTGTACGTCCGCAGCCCCGAGCGGGCGGCCGAGATGAAGGCCCTGGCCGAACGTCTCGGCCTGCAGCTGCGCACCGGGGCCTGGGAGCGCGGCGCCGAGGCGTTGGAGAGCCGGCTGACGATCTCCACCACGCCGGTCGGCGCCACCGACGGCTTCGCCACGGGGCTGCCCGCCGAGCCGGGGGCGCTGTTCGACGTGCTCTACCACCCGTGGCCGACCGCGCTGGCCGCCGCCTGTGCCGCCCGCGGAGCGGTGGTGCTGGGTGGGCTGGACCTGCTGGTGCACCAGGCGGTGCTGCAGTTCGAGGCGTTCACCGGGGTCGAGCGGGGCCCGCTGGCGGCGATGCGCGCGGCCGGAGAGGCAGCGCTCGCGGCCGGCTGA
- a CDS encoding DUF6167 family protein has translation MVRRIFWMAVGAGATVWAMNKANEAVHRLTPDSLSGTAARGALHLGDAAKRFARDVRAGMAEREGQLRADLGLDGTAVVEPPRTRRALRPEPGHRAISAAPGSPAAALPSSRSTTPEIIAETRQPRGLPGGNQTGRTPDGVG, from the coding sequence GTGGTACGACGCATCTTCTGGATGGCGGTCGGCGCCGGCGCCACCGTCTGGGCCATGAACAAGGCCAACGAGGCCGTGCACCGGCTCACCCCCGACAGCCTCTCCGGCACCGCGGCCCGCGGCGCCCTCCACCTCGGCGACGCCGCCAAGCGGTTCGCCCGGGACGTCAGGGCCGGCATGGCCGAGCGCGAGGGGCAGCTCCGGGCCGACCTGGGCCTGGACGGCACCGCCGTGGTCGAGCCGCCGCGCACCCGCCGTGCGCTGCGCCCCGAGCCGGGACACCGAGCTATCTCGGCGGCCCCGGGCTCCCCGGCGGCCGCCCTGCCTTCGTCGCGCAGTACCACCCCCGAGATCATCGCCGAGACCCGCCAGCCCCGAGGGCTGCCGGGCGGCAACCAAACCGGAAGGACCCCTGATGGAGTCGGCTGA
- the ruvX gene encoding Holliday junction resolvase RuvX has product MTEEQPEKVFRRGRRIAVDVGDARIGVASCDPDGLIATPVETVPAGGRSQARLKAIVEEYDAIEVVVGLPRSLSGKEGPAAAKVRAYAGRLAGLVAPVGVRLVDERMTTVTAAQGLRASGRSSKKGRSVIDQAAAVVILQAALETERVSGRAPGESVEPVG; this is encoded by the coding sequence ATGACCGAGGAGCAGCCCGAGAAGGTCTTCCGGCGCGGCCGGCGGATCGCCGTCGACGTGGGTGACGCCCGGATCGGGGTCGCGTCCTGCGACCCCGACGGGCTGATCGCCACGCCGGTGGAGACCGTCCCCGCCGGGGGCCGCTCCCAGGCGCGGCTGAAGGCGATCGTCGAGGAGTACGACGCGATCGAGGTCGTGGTGGGTCTGCCCCGCTCGCTGAGCGGCAAGGAGGGCCCGGCGGCGGCCAAGGTCCGTGCGTACGCCGGGCGGCTCGCCGGGCTGGTCGCGCCGGTCGGGGTGCGGTTGGTGGACGAGCGGATGACCACCGTCACCGCGGCCCAGGGTCTGCGGGCCTCCGGGAGGTCCTCGAAGAAGGGCCGCTCGGTGATCGACCAGGCGGCGGCCGTGGTGATCCTCCAGGCCGCGCTTGAGACCGAACGGGTGAGCGGTCGGGCGCCCGGCGAGAGCGTCGAGCCGGTCGGCTGA
- the mltG gene encoding endolytic transglycosylase MltG codes for MTDPYTAPGMAPGLTPGHLGAPAEEPEGRPPGEPFAVEPPDPRKVRTGAACCLSVAAIAGVACLVLIAVLLLWPSPQPPAADYAGGGTGSVQVSVAQGASLTTIGRSLVDSGVVASTKAFTDAAANHPAGNRIQPGTYTLRKRMSVAAALGVLLDPANANALTIPEGRRAEQIYTAVDQRLKLPAGTTKSVAQQHGAELGLPDDADGNPEGYLFPSTYPVTGDTTPLGLLKQMVAESGDVYRTAGLESAATALAQTPYGILTVASLVEGEADNPEDMAKVARVIYNRLAKNMPLQLDSSINYALGRSSLTTTTTDTQLDSPFNTYLHTGLPPTPIANPGRDALRAAADPAEGTGCTSSPCVPVTPASRTVSTSSRRTSPNSTRTRRNRVLRPPRAVTDGAHTGIRPRYGTVTSPSE; via the coding sequence GTGACCGACCCGTACACCGCACCGGGCATGGCCCCGGGGCTGACCCCCGGCCACCTGGGCGCCCCCGCCGAGGAGCCCGAGGGACGGCCGCCGGGCGAGCCGTTCGCCGTCGAGCCGCCCGACCCGCGGAAGGTCCGCACCGGGGCGGCCTGCTGTCTGAGCGTGGCGGCCATCGCCGGGGTCGCGTGCCTGGTGCTGATCGCCGTGCTGCTGCTCTGGCCGTCCCCGCAGCCGCCGGCCGCCGACTACGCGGGTGGCGGCACCGGCAGTGTCCAGGTCTCCGTGGCGCAGGGTGCCAGCCTCACCACCATCGGCCGCAGCCTGGTCGACAGCGGTGTCGTGGCCAGCACCAAGGCCTTCACCGACGCCGCCGCCAACCACCCCGCGGGCAACCGGATCCAGCCGGGCACCTACACCCTCCGGAAGCGGATGTCGGTGGCCGCCGCCCTCGGTGTCCTGCTCGACCCGGCCAACGCCAACGCGCTCACCATCCCGGAGGGCCGCCGGGCCGAGCAGATCTACACCGCCGTCGACCAGCGGCTGAAGCTCCCGGCCGGCACCACCAAGAGCGTCGCCCAGCAGCACGGCGCCGAGCTCGGCCTGCCCGACGACGCCGACGGCAACCCGGAGGGCTACCTCTTCCCGTCGACCTATCCGGTGACGGGCGACACGACCCCGCTCGGCCTGCTCAAGCAGATGGTCGCCGAGTCCGGCGACGTCTACCGGACGGCCGGTCTCGAGAGCGCCGCCACGGCACTCGCCCAGACTCCCTACGGAATCCTCACCGTGGCGAGCCTCGTCGAGGGCGAGGCGGACAACCCGGAGGACATGGCGAAGGTCGCCCGGGTGATCTACAACCGGCTGGCCAAGAACATGCCGCTGCAGCTCGACTCGTCCATCAACTACGCGCTCGGCCGCTCCTCCCTGACCACCACGACCACGGACACCCAGCTCGACTCGCCGTTCAACACCTATCTGCACACCGGGCTGCCGCCCACGCCGATCGCCAACCCCGGGCGGGACGCCCTGCGGGCCGCCGCCGACCCGGCCGAGGGGACTGGCTGTACTTCGTCACCGTGCGTCCCGGTGACACCCGCTTCACGGACAGTTTCGACCAGCAGCAGAAGAACGTCGCCGAATTCAACGCGTACCAGGCGCAACAGAGTTCTTCGGCCTCCCCGGGCGGTCACTGACGGTGCGCATACGGGGATTCGTCCGCGGTACGGTACGGTAACGTCTCCCTCCGAATGA
- the aroQ gene encoding type II 3-dehydroquinate dehydratase → MTTRVLVLNGPNLGRLGSREPDVYGATSYTGLVERCTALGAELGLAVEVRETNSELQMVEWLHAAADEKTPIVLNPGAFTHYSYAMRDAAAQRTAPLIEVHISNPYARETFRHNSVIAAIASGTIAGFGIGSYELALRALAEQLTTR, encoded by the coding sequence ATGACCACCCGGGTGCTCGTCCTGAACGGCCCCAACCTCGGCCGCCTCGGCAGCCGAGAGCCGGACGTCTACGGGGCCACCTCCTACACCGGCCTGGTCGAGCGGTGCACCGCCCTGGGCGCCGAGCTCGGCCTCGCCGTGGAAGTCCGGGAGACCAACTCCGAACTCCAGATGGTCGAGTGGCTGCACGCGGCGGCCGACGAGAAGACGCCGATCGTCCTCAACCCGGGCGCCTTCACGCACTATTCGTACGCGATGCGGGACGCTGCGGCCCAACGGACCGCCCCTCTGATCGAGGTGCACATCTCCAACCCGTACGCCCGCGAGACGTTTCGCCACAACTCGGTGATCGCCGCGATCGCCTCCGGGACGATCGCCGGGTTCGGCATCGGCTCCTACGAACTGGCGCTGCGCGCCCTCGCGGAGCAGCTCACCACGCGCTGA
- the mltG gene encoding endolytic transglycosylase MltG: protein MADGPAAGGAAGLPAQGQQQQFPQAGGQQVGGQQPGGQQVGGQQFAQQQGRQAGQQPGRPGPQGGPQQTTGQMPSVQGVPRQQPGAPVPSPRRADPAGPGPDGIDWEAAAAALDNPAGPDAGTEADPEEWAEHGAEDDYADEADHDSFFGEEDTSRDADRKRKEQGKKAGRRNRGACLVVALVLLGATGGAGWWGYGFYQDHFGPPPDYTGKGAGSVHIQIKDGATGSEIGKTLLDAGVVKSIKAFVAAEGKNPKSGGIQPGFYTMARQMAASEAVSFLVDSANGNSLILPEGLKAVDIYDRIDAKLKLPKGTTANVAKTQVNSFGLPAYAQGNLEGFLYPTRYSVGQGMKPEDLLKQMVANAVKRYGDLNLDQGAQKIGLKSGYEVLIEASILQAEGNNSEDFGKMARAMYNRLNTKVTQGKLQLDTTLQYKLGRANFTAAERAGDKSPYNTYVNKGLPPTPISNPGDEAIQAVLNPPPGDWVYWLAFSPTETRFAATGAEHAKNTQEWCVSRGLKFDTATVTCV from the coding sequence GTGGCAGACGGTCCAGCAGCCGGGGGCGCAGCAGGGCTTCCTGCGCAGGGCCAGCAGCAGCAGTTCCCGCAGGCCGGTGGGCAGCAGGTCGGCGGCCAGCAGCCCGGTGGGCAGCAGGTCGGCGGGCAGCAGTTCGCGCAGCAGCAGGGCCGGCAGGCGGGCCAGCAGCCGGGGCGGCCGGGGCCGCAGGGCGGTCCGCAGCAGACCACCGGCCAGATGCCGTCGGTGCAGGGCGTTCCGCGGCAGCAGCCGGGCGCCCCCGTGCCGTCGCCGCGCCGGGCCGACCCGGCCGGGCCCGGTCCGGACGGCATCGACTGGGAGGCCGCCGCGGCCGCGCTCGACAACCCGGCCGGTCCGGACGCCGGCACCGAGGCCGACCCCGAGGAGTGGGCCGAGCACGGTGCCGAGGACGACTACGCGGACGAGGCCGACCACGACTCGTTCTTCGGCGAGGAGGACACCTCCCGCGACGCCGACCGCAAGCGCAAGGAACAGGGCAAGAAGGCCGGCCGCCGCAACCGCGGCGCCTGCCTGGTGGTGGCGCTCGTTCTGCTCGGCGCCACCGGCGGCGCCGGATGGTGGGGCTACGGCTTCTACCAGGACCACTTCGGTCCGCCGCCGGACTACACCGGCAAGGGCGCGGGCTCGGTGCACATCCAGATCAAGGACGGCGCCACCGGCAGCGAGATCGGCAAGACCCTGCTCGATGCGGGTGTGGTCAAGAGCATCAAGGCGTTCGTCGCGGCCGAGGGCAAGAACCCCAAGTCCGGTGGCATCCAGCCCGGCTTCTACACCATGGCCCGCCAGATGGCCGCCTCGGAGGCCGTCAGCTTCCTGGTCGACTCGGCGAACGGCAACTCGCTGATCCTGCCCGAGGGCCTGAAGGCGGTCGACATCTACGACCGGATCGACGCCAAGCTGAAGCTGCCGAAGGGCACCACCGCGAACGTCGCCAAGACGCAGGTCAACTCGTTCGGCCTGCCCGCGTACGCGCAGGGCAACCTGGAGGGCTTCCTCTACCCGACCCGCTACTCGGTCGGCCAGGGGATGAAGCCCGAGGACCTGCTCAAGCAGATGGTCGCGAACGCGGTCAAGCGGTACGGGGACCTCAACCTCGACCAGGGCGCCCAGAAGATCGGTCTGAAGAGCGGCTACGAGGTGCTCATCGAGGCGAGCATCCTGCAGGCCGAGGGCAACAACTCCGAGGACTTCGGCAAGATGGCCCGGGCGATGTACAACCGCCTGAACACCAAGGTCACCCAGGGCAAGCTCCAGCTCGACACCACGCTCCAGTACAAGCTCGGCCGCGCCAACTTCACGGCCGCCGAACGGGCAGGGGACAAGAGCCCGTACAACACGTACGTGAACAAGGGGCTGCCGCCCACGCCCATCTCCAACCCGGGCGACGAGGCCATCCAGGCCGTGCTGAACCCGCCGCCGGGCGACTGGGTGTACTGGCTCGCCTTCTCCCCGACGGAGACCCGGTTCGCCGCGACCGGCGCCGAGCACGCGAAGAACACCCAGGAGTGGTGCGTCTCGCGCGGGCTCAAGTTCGACACGGCGACCGTCACCTGCGTGTAG